Proteins from a single region of Antechinus flavipes isolate AdamAnt ecotype Samford, QLD, Australia chromosome 2, AdamAnt_v2, whole genome shotgun sequence:
- the MIGA2 gene encoding mitoguardin 2 isoform X1, translating into MAFQRTEGMSMIQALAMTVAEIPVFLYTTFGQSAFSQLRLSPGLRKVLFATALGTVALALAAHQLKRRRRRKKQIAPEKGGGKPGTVPIPIFMTRRVSSVKKGYSSRRVQSPSSKSNDTLSGISSIEPSKHSGSSHSLASMVAVNSSSPTAASSGPWDARVTEEAGAAGDANAENLYIQGMELFEEALQKWEQALSIGQRGDSTSTPTPWDHLKNPETISEVLSEPESQKKEFAEKLESLLHRAYHLQEEFGSTFPSDSMLLDLERTLMLPLTEGSLRLQEDDGSLSSEDSFFSAAELFDSLQVGHLPFQLSRPAAAYEEALQLVKEGKVLCRTLRTELLGCYSDQDFLAKLHCVRQAFQGLLQDESNQLFFGEVGKQMVTGLMTKAEKNPKGFLESYEEMLNYALRPETWPTTQLELEGRGVVCMSFFDIVLDFILMDAFEDLENPPSSVLAVLRNRWLSDSFKETALATACWSVLKAKRRLLMVPDGFISHFYSVSEHVSPVLAFGFLGPKPQLAEVCTFFKHQIVYYLKDMFDLDNVRYTTVQSLSEDILQLSRRRSEILLGYLGTEPVREMNGMLPHENGPLGELH; encoded by the exons ATGGCTTTCCAAAGAACTGAAGGCATGTCCATGATCCAAGCTTTGGCCATGACGGTGGCAGAGATTCCTGTGTTTCTCTATACAACCTTTGGACAG TCGGCATTTTCTCAGCTTCGGCTATCTCCTGGTCTGCGGAAGGTGCTCTTTGCTACAGCACTAGGGACAGTAGCCTTGGCTTTAGCTGCCCATCAACTGAAGCGGCGCCGACGACGGAAGAAACAGATTGCTCCTGAGAAAGGAGGTGGGAAGCCTGGAACTGTTCCTATCCCGATCTTCATGACTAGAAGAGTTTCATCAGTGAAGAAAG GCTATTCCAGCCGACGGGTCCAGAGCCCCAGCAGCAAGAGCAATGACACCCTGAGTGGCATTTCCTCGATTGAGCCCAGCAAACACTCAGGCTCCTCTCACAGCCTGGCTTCA ATGGTGGCAGTGAACTCCTCCAGCCCAACAGCTGCATCCTCGGGGCCCTGGGATGCTAGAGTGACTGAAGAGGCAGGGGCTGCTGGCGATGCAAATGCAGAGAACCTCTATATTCAAG GAATGGAGCTGTTTGAGGAAGCATTGCAGAAATGGGAGCAGGCCTTGAGTATTGGACAGAGAGGAGACAGTACTAGCACCCCCACACCCTGGGACCATCTCAAGAATCCAGAGACCATCTCTGAGGTGCTCTCAGAG CCAGAGTCCCAGAAAAAGGAGTTTGCTGAAAAGTTAGAATCCCTACTACACCGGGCATACCACCTCCAGGAAGAGTTTGGCTCGACATTCCCATCAGATAGTATGCTCTTGGACCTAG AGAGAACTCTCATGCTGCCCCTAACAGAAGGTTCACTGAGGCTTCAGGAAGATGATGGCAGTCTTTCCTCCGaagattctttcttttctgctGCAGAG CTGTTTGACTCCTTACAAGTTGGACATCTCCCTTTCCAGCTCTCTAGGCCAGCTGCAGCATATGAGGAAGCCTTGCAATTGGTAAAAGAAGGGAAGGTTCTATGTCGAACACTCAG gACAGAACTTCTGGGTTGCTACAGTGATCAGGACTTCCTGGCTAAACTGCACTGTGTCCGACAGGCCTTCCAG GGACTTCTGCAAGATGAAAGTAACCAGCTGTTCTTTGGGGAGGTTGGGAAACAAATGGTGACGGGCCTGATGACCAAAGCTGAAAAG aatcCAAAGGGCTTCTTGGAGAGCTATGAGGAGATGTTGAATTATGCCCTGAGACCAGAGACCTGGCCTACCACACAGCTGGAGCTGGAGGGGCGAGGG GTGGTATGCATGAGTTTCTTTGACATCGTGCTGGATTTTATTCTCATGGATGCCTTTGAGGACCTGGAGAACCCTCCCTCCTCTGTGCTTGCTGTCCTGCGCAATCGCTGGCTCTCTGACAGCTTCAAGGAAACA GCTCTGGCCACTGCCTGTTGGTCTGTTCTGAAAGCCAAGAGGAGGCTTCTGATG GTGCCTGATGGCTTCATCTCCCATTTCTACTCCGTATCGGAGCATGTTAGCCCCGTTCTTGCCTTTGGCTTCCTAGGCCCCAAGCCACAGTTAGCTGAAGTCTGCACTTTTTTCAAG cATCAGATCGTGTACTACCTGAAGGACATGTTTGACCTGGACAACGTGCGCTACACCACTGTGCAGTCCCTATCGGAGGATATCCTTCAACTGTCCCGCCGACGCAGCGAGATCCTCTTGGGTTACCTGGGAACAGAGCCTGTCCGTGAGATGAACGGGATGTTGCCCCATGAAAATGGACCTCTGGGGGAGCTTCATTAA
- the MIGA2 gene encoding mitoguardin 2 isoform X2 — MAFQRTEGMSMIQALAMTVAEIPVFLYTTFGQSAFSQLRLSPGLRKVLFATALGTVALALAAHQLKRRRRRKKQIAPEKGGGKPGTVPIPIFMTRRVSSVKKGYSSRRVQSPSSKSNDTLSGISSIEPSKHSGSSHSLASMVAVNSSSPTAASSGPWDARVTEEAGAAGDANAENLYIQGMELFEEALQKWEQALSIGQRGDSTSTPTPWDHLKNPETISEPESQKKEFAEKLESLLHRAYHLQEEFGSTFPSDSMLLDLERTLMLPLTEGSLRLQEDDGSLSSEDSFFSAAELFDSLQVGHLPFQLSRPAAAYEEALQLVKEGKVLCRTLRTELLGCYSDQDFLAKLHCVRQAFQGLLQDESNQLFFGEVGKQMVTGLMTKAEKNPKGFLESYEEMLNYALRPETWPTTQLELEGRGVVCMSFFDIVLDFILMDAFEDLENPPSSVLAVLRNRWLSDSFKETALATACWSVLKAKRRLLMVPDGFISHFYSVSEHVSPVLAFGFLGPKPQLAEVCTFFKHQIVYYLKDMFDLDNVRYTTVQSLSEDILQLSRRRSEILLGYLGTEPVREMNGMLPHENGPLGELH; from the exons ATGGCTTTCCAAAGAACTGAAGGCATGTCCATGATCCAAGCTTTGGCCATGACGGTGGCAGAGATTCCTGTGTTTCTCTATACAACCTTTGGACAG TCGGCATTTTCTCAGCTTCGGCTATCTCCTGGTCTGCGGAAGGTGCTCTTTGCTACAGCACTAGGGACAGTAGCCTTGGCTTTAGCTGCCCATCAACTGAAGCGGCGCCGACGACGGAAGAAACAGATTGCTCCTGAGAAAGGAGGTGGGAAGCCTGGAACTGTTCCTATCCCGATCTTCATGACTAGAAGAGTTTCATCAGTGAAGAAAG GCTATTCCAGCCGACGGGTCCAGAGCCCCAGCAGCAAGAGCAATGACACCCTGAGTGGCATTTCCTCGATTGAGCCCAGCAAACACTCAGGCTCCTCTCACAGCCTGGCTTCA ATGGTGGCAGTGAACTCCTCCAGCCCAACAGCTGCATCCTCGGGGCCCTGGGATGCTAGAGTGACTGAAGAGGCAGGGGCTGCTGGCGATGCAAATGCAGAGAACCTCTATATTCAAG GAATGGAGCTGTTTGAGGAAGCATTGCAGAAATGGGAGCAGGCCTTGAGTATTGGACAGAGAGGAGACAGTACTAGCACCCCCACACCCTGGGACCATCTCAAGAATCCAGAGACCATCTCTGAG CCAGAGTCCCAGAAAAAGGAGTTTGCTGAAAAGTTAGAATCCCTACTACACCGGGCATACCACCTCCAGGAAGAGTTTGGCTCGACATTCCCATCAGATAGTATGCTCTTGGACCTAG AGAGAACTCTCATGCTGCCCCTAACAGAAGGTTCACTGAGGCTTCAGGAAGATGATGGCAGTCTTTCCTCCGaagattctttcttttctgctGCAGAG CTGTTTGACTCCTTACAAGTTGGACATCTCCCTTTCCAGCTCTCTAGGCCAGCTGCAGCATATGAGGAAGCCTTGCAATTGGTAAAAGAAGGGAAGGTTCTATGTCGAACACTCAG gACAGAACTTCTGGGTTGCTACAGTGATCAGGACTTCCTGGCTAAACTGCACTGTGTCCGACAGGCCTTCCAG GGACTTCTGCAAGATGAAAGTAACCAGCTGTTCTTTGGGGAGGTTGGGAAACAAATGGTGACGGGCCTGATGACCAAAGCTGAAAAG aatcCAAAGGGCTTCTTGGAGAGCTATGAGGAGATGTTGAATTATGCCCTGAGACCAGAGACCTGGCCTACCACACAGCTGGAGCTGGAGGGGCGAGGG GTGGTATGCATGAGTTTCTTTGACATCGTGCTGGATTTTATTCTCATGGATGCCTTTGAGGACCTGGAGAACCCTCCCTCCTCTGTGCTTGCTGTCCTGCGCAATCGCTGGCTCTCTGACAGCTTCAAGGAAACA GCTCTGGCCACTGCCTGTTGGTCTGTTCTGAAAGCCAAGAGGAGGCTTCTGATG GTGCCTGATGGCTTCATCTCCCATTTCTACTCCGTATCGGAGCATGTTAGCCCCGTTCTTGCCTTTGGCTTCCTAGGCCCCAAGCCACAGTTAGCTGAAGTCTGCACTTTTTTCAAG cATCAGATCGTGTACTACCTGAAGGACATGTTTGACCTGGACAACGTGCGCTACACCACTGTGCAGTCCCTATCGGAGGATATCCTTCAACTGTCCCGCCGACGCAGCGAGATCCTCTTGGGTTACCTGGGAACAGAGCCTGTCCGTGAGATGAACGGGATGTTGCCCCATGAAAATGGACCTCTGGGGGAGCTTCATTAA